The following coding sequences are from one Geodermatophilus normandii window:
- a CDS encoding iron chaperone gives MPVPTTVEEYLAALPEEARTALEQVRAAVLRGMPGATETIRYGMPAAMLGSRYGLHYAAWKRHAALYPVPVFDGDLEAEVAPHRSGKDAVHLPYRRPVPEDLVERVAAAVAARRG, from the coding sequence ATGCCCGTCCCGACCACCGTCGAGGAGTACCTCGCCGCCCTGCCCGAGGAGGCGCGGACGGCGCTCGAGCAGGTGCGCGCGGCCGTCCTGCGCGGCATGCCCGGCGCCACCGAGACTATCCGCTACGGCATGCCGGCCGCGATGCTCGGCAGCCGCTACGGCCTGCACTACGCCGCCTGGAAGCGGCACGCGGCGCTCTACCCGGTGCCCGTGTTCGACGGGGACCTGGAGGCCGAGGTCGCGCCGCACCGCTCGGGCAAGGACGCCGTCCACCTGCCCTACCGCCGCCCGGTGCCCGAGGACCTCGTCGAGCGAGTGGCCGCGGCGGTCGCGGCCCGGCGCGGCTAG
- a CDS encoding ATP-binding cassette domain-containing protein, producing MIGVDGLTKHYRTRVAVDDVSFTVHPGRVTGFLGPNGSGKTTTMRCVLGLTRPTAGTATVLGVPYRDLDVPMRRVGALVDPRARHPGRTAHAHLTALAQSNRLPAYRVDEVVDLVGLGAVAHERVRGFSLGMAQRLGIAVALLGDPEVLLLDEPVNGLDPEGIRWVRGLLRGLADEGRTVLVSSHLMSEMEDTADHLVVLGRGRLLADVAMADLLGRHASVRVRSPRLPLLGAALQRAGAGVSLEADGALRVEGLDPAAVGDVAFAAGVPVHELSPVLASLEAAYLELTGDDVEYRAGVA from the coding sequence GTGATCGGGGTCGACGGGCTGACCAAGCACTACCGCACACGGGTCGCCGTCGACGACGTATCCTTCACCGTCCACCCGGGCCGGGTGACCGGCTTCCTCGGTCCCAACGGCTCGGGCAAGACGACGACGATGCGCTGCGTGCTCGGGCTGACCCGGCCCACCGCCGGGACGGCGACGGTCCTCGGCGTGCCCTACCGCGACCTCGACGTCCCGATGCGGCGGGTCGGTGCCCTGGTCGACCCGCGGGCACGCCATCCCGGGCGCACCGCGCACGCCCACCTCACCGCGCTGGCGCAGAGCAACCGGCTGCCCGCGTACCGGGTCGACGAGGTGGTCGATCTGGTCGGCCTCGGCGCGGTGGCGCACGAGCGGGTGCGCGGCTTCTCCCTCGGCATGGCCCAGCGGCTGGGGATCGCCGTGGCGCTGCTCGGCGACCCCGAGGTGCTGCTGCTCGACGAGCCGGTCAACGGCCTGGACCCCGAGGGCATCCGGTGGGTGCGCGGGCTGCTGCGCGGCCTGGCCGACGAGGGCCGCACGGTGCTGGTGTCGAGCCACCTGATGAGCGAGATGGAGGACACCGCCGACCACCTGGTGGTGCTCGGCCGGGGCCGGCTGCTCGCCGACGTCGCGATGGCCGACCTGCTCGGCCGGCACGCCTCGGTGCGGGTGCGCAGCCCGCGGCTGCCGCTGCTGGGCGCCGCGCTGCAGCGGGCGGGGGCCGGGGTGTCGCTCGAGGCCGACGGCGCGCTGCGGGTCGAGGGGCTGGACCCGGCCGCCGTGGGCGACGTCGCCTTCGCCGCCGGGGTGCCGGTGCACGAGCTGTCCCCGGTGCTCGCCTCCCTGGAGGCCGCCTACCTGGAGCTGACCGGGGACGACGTCGAGTACCGGGCGGGCGTGGCGTGA
- a CDS encoding phosphoadenylyl-sulfate reductase yields the protein MEEIRPIAPTPELAADADARFEGIADPVEQALAVLRWAGETFGDDFAVTSSMADGLLAHLASRAVPGVHVVFLDTGYHFAETIGTRDWITSVLPITLVNVTPPRTVAEQDAEHGPALHDRDPDLCCSLRKVQPLAAALAGYAAWGSGVRRDEAATRAGTRVVDWDAKRGMVKVNPLAAWTQDDVDAYIAEHQVPVNPLQEIGYASIGCAPCTRPVAPGEDPRAGRWAGRGKTECGLHL from the coding sequence GTGGAGGAGATCAGGCCCATCGCGCCGACGCCGGAGCTCGCGGCCGACGCCGACGCCCGCTTCGAGGGCATCGCCGACCCCGTCGAGCAGGCGCTCGCCGTGCTGCGCTGGGCCGGCGAGACCTTCGGCGACGACTTCGCCGTCACCTCCTCGATGGCCGACGGGCTGCTCGCGCACCTCGCCTCGCGCGCGGTCCCCGGCGTCCACGTGGTCTTCCTCGACACCGGCTACCACTTCGCCGAGACGATCGGCACGCGCGACTGGATCACCAGCGTCCTGCCCATCACCCTCGTGAACGTGACGCCGCCGCGGACGGTCGCCGAGCAGGACGCCGAGCACGGCCCGGCGCTGCACGACCGCGACCCGGACCTGTGCTGCTCGCTGCGCAAGGTGCAGCCCCTGGCCGCCGCGCTGGCCGGCTACGCCGCCTGGGGCTCGGGCGTGCGCCGAGACGAGGCGGCCACGCGTGCGGGCACGCGGGTCGTCGACTGGGACGCCAAGCGCGGGATGGTCAAGGTCAACCCGCTGGCGGCCTGGACGCAGGACGACGTCGACGCCTACATCGCCGAGCACCAGGTGCCGGTCAACCCGCTGCAGGAGATCGGCTACGCCTCGATCGGCTGCGCGCCGTGCACCCGCCCGGTCGCGCCCGGCGAGGACCCGCGCGCGGGACGCTGGGCCGGCCGCGGCAAGACCGAGTGCGGCCTGCACCTCTAG
- a CDS encoding formate/nitrite transporter family protein, producing MPPVDDGDGDGWTRPGVGSDPARDPEVAEKPVEETLTRAIDEGRRRISRKTWPLLATGVLGGIDVGTGVLALLFVEHETGSVVLAGLAFSIGFIALSLARSELFTEDFLVPVTTVIARQARFRMLLRLWAGTLAANLVGGWLFTYLVMKGFPQFADTAVKAGHHYVQLGLGVTAFSLAVLGGTVITLMTWMQHTTESAGLRLVPAVTGGFLLAGAQLNHAVVNSLLMFAALHTGRAPFGYLEWAQTAGLAAAGNIVGGVLLVTLLRVLQSPHTVQREREEPAAGVPVGDDRRHDPGARSDRPTDEPGI from the coding sequence ATGCCACCGGTGGATGACGGGGACGGCGACGGCTGGACCCGCCCCGGGGTGGGCTCGGACCCGGCCCGGGACCCGGAGGTGGCCGAGAAGCCCGTCGAGGAGACGCTCACCCGGGCTATCGACGAGGGACGGCGCCGCATCTCGCGGAAGACCTGGCCGCTGCTCGCCACGGGCGTGCTCGGGGGCATCGACGTCGGCACCGGTGTGCTCGCCCTGCTGTTCGTCGAGCATGAGACGGGCAGCGTCGTGCTCGCCGGCCTGGCCTTCAGCATCGGCTTCATCGCGCTGAGCCTGGCGCGCAGCGAGCTGTTCACCGAGGACTTCCTCGTCCCCGTCACCACGGTCATCGCCCGGCAGGCGCGGTTCCGGATGCTGCTGCGGCTGTGGGCGGGCACGCTGGCCGCCAACCTGGTCGGCGGCTGGCTGTTCACCTACCTGGTCATGAAGGGGTTCCCGCAGTTCGCCGACACGGCCGTCAAGGCGGGGCACCACTACGTGCAGCTCGGGCTGGGCGTGACCGCGTTCTCCCTGGCCGTCCTCGGCGGGACCGTCATCACCCTGATGACCTGGATGCAGCACACGACCGAGTCGGCGGGGCTGCGGCTGGTCCCCGCGGTCACCGGCGGCTTCCTCCTCGCCGGCGCCCAGCTCAACCACGCCGTCGTCAACTCGCTGCTGATGTTCGCCGCGCTGCACACCGGCCGCGCGCCGTTCGGGTACCTGGAGTGGGCCCAGACCGCGGGACTGGCGGCGGCCGGGAACATCGTGGGCGGGGTCCTGCTCGTCACGCTGCTACGGGTCCTCCAGTCGCCGCACACCGTCCAGCGCGAGCGGGAGGAGCCCGCGGCCGGCGTGCCGGTGGGTGACGACCGGCGGCACGACCCCGGGGCACGCAGCGACCGGCCGACGGACGAGCCCGGGATCTGA
- a CDS encoding sulfite oxidase-like oxidoreductase, with protein MAGPTRGFLGRSRRERDPRLPPGQYDVGADWPVLTAEPTPRITPETWSITVDGRVENPTTWTWDDAHRLPPSDYRGDIHCVTTWSKFDTHFAGVSVDTLLEAARPTADAHFVMATAKTGYTTNLPLEDVTGGKAWIVWEFDGKPLPVEHGGPVRLLVPHLYFWKSAKWVTRLTLLQRDQQGFWEQNGYHDRGDPWREQRYQGD; from the coding sequence GTGGCAGGACCGACCCGGGGTTTCCTCGGCCGCAGCAGGCGCGAGCGCGACCCCCGCCTCCCACCGGGCCAGTACGACGTCGGCGCCGACTGGCCCGTGCTGACCGCCGAGCCCACCCCGCGCATCACGCCGGAGACCTGGAGCATCACCGTCGACGGCCGGGTCGAGAACCCGACGACCTGGACCTGGGACGACGCCCACCGGCTCCCGCCCTCGGACTACCGCGGCGACATCCACTGCGTCACGACGTGGTCGAAGTTCGACACCCACTTCGCGGGCGTCAGCGTCGACACGCTGCTCGAGGCCGCCCGGCCCACCGCCGACGCGCACTTCGTCATGGCGACGGCCAAGACCGGCTACACCACCAACCTGCCGCTCGAGGACGTCACCGGCGGCAAGGCGTGGATCGTCTGGGAGTTCGACGGCAAGCCGCTGCCCGTCGAGCACGGCGGCCCGGTGCGGCTGCTCGTACCGCACCTCTACTTCTGGAAGAGCGCCAAGTGGGTCACCCGCCTGACGCTCCTGCAGCGCGACCAGCAGGGGTTCTGGGAGCAGAACGGCTACCACGACCGCGGCGACCCGTGGCGCGAGCAGCGCTACCAGGGTGACTGA
- a CDS encoding FAD-binding oxidoreductase, with product MTEPAGARAGMGPRLRRAPAGGWRTATVREVDRPTPRTVRLRLEVPDRVDHLAGQHYVVRLTAEDGYRAQRSYSLASSPGDPLVELLVERLDDGEVSGYLADVVEPGDTLEVRGPIGGWFVWEGEEPALLVGGGTGVVPFVAMLRTARELGREDLLRVAVSTRTAAELPYADELRAAGALVVTTRERSGIRPAGRLTAADLVPLWEPGQTAFVCGSTAFAEAASQLLVGLGVPAPDIRVERFGPSGASG from the coding sequence GTGACTGAGCCGGCGGGCGCGCGGGCCGGGATGGGCCCGCGCCTGCGGCGGGCACCGGCCGGGGGCTGGCGCACGGCGACGGTCCGCGAGGTCGACCGGCCCACCCCGCGCACCGTCCGGCTGCGGCTGGAGGTGCCCGACCGGGTCGACCACCTGGCCGGGCAGCACTACGTCGTCCGGCTCACCGCCGAGGACGGCTACCGCGCCCAGCGGTCCTACTCGCTGGCCTCCTCCCCGGGCGACCCGCTCGTCGAGCTGCTCGTCGAGCGGCTCGACGACGGCGAGGTGTCGGGCTACCTGGCCGACGTCGTGGAGCCCGGCGACACCCTCGAGGTGCGCGGGCCGATCGGCGGCTGGTTCGTGTGGGAGGGCGAGGAGCCCGCGCTGCTGGTCGGCGGGGGCACCGGCGTGGTGCCGTTCGTGGCGATGCTCCGCACGGCGCGCGAGCTGGGGCGCGAGGACCTGCTGCGGGTCGCCGTCTCCACGCGCACGGCGGCCGAGCTGCCCTACGCCGACGAGCTCCGCGCCGCCGGCGCGCTGGTGGTGACCACGCGGGAGCGCTCGGGGATCCGCCCGGCGGGCCGGCTGACCGCCGCGGACCTGGTGCCGCTGTGGGAGCCGGGCCAGACCGCCTTCGTCTGCGGGTCGACGGCGTTCGCCGAGGCCGCCAGCCAGCTGCTGGTCGGCCTGGGCGTGCCGGCGCCGGACATCCGGGTCGAGCGCTTCGGCCCCAGCGGCGCCTCGGGCTGA
- a CDS encoding serine hydrolase domain-containing protein has protein sequence MGLAEEIERVVAGAVAAGAVPGAAWLVRRGDEVARGAAGTHTPGGGDPVRPDTVFRIASVTKPVVATAALTLVDDGTLALDEPVDRLLPELAGRVVLADPADAGAGTVPARRPITVRDVLTFRLGLGIDFTAPWPTPTVRALGETGLPTGPPQPQAAPPPDEWLRRVAGVPLAYQPGERWLYHLGASVLGVLVARAAGRPLPEVLAERVLVPLGMADTGFGVPAAARDRLGPHWTPPGEDGARDLYDAADGQWATPPAFPDGGDGLVSTVDDLAVLARVLLAGGEPVLREDTVRAMLAEQAGPVDDEGGGWGLGLGVRRTDEPGGRHAGSFGWDGGLGSTWWTDPVTGTTAVLLTNQMWSSPAPPEVFDAFRAAAFGPR, from the coding sequence GTGGGACTGGCCGAGGAGATCGAGCGGGTGGTGGCCGGCGCGGTGGCGGCCGGGGCGGTGCCGGGCGCCGCGTGGCTGGTGCGGCGCGGGGACGAGGTGGCCCGGGGCGCGGCGGGCACGCACACCCCCGGCGGCGGGGACCCGGTGCGGCCCGACACCGTCTTCCGCATCGCCTCGGTCACCAAGCCCGTGGTGGCCACGGCCGCGCTCACCCTCGTCGACGACGGCACGCTGGCCCTCGACGAGCCCGTGGACCGGCTGCTCCCCGAGCTGGCCGGACGCGTGGTGCTGGCCGACCCCGCCGACGCGGGCGCCGGGACCGTCCCCGCCCGGCGGCCGATCACCGTCCGCGACGTCCTCACGTTCCGGCTCGGGCTCGGCATCGACTTCACGGCGCCCTGGCCCACGCCGACCGTGAGGGCACTGGGCGAGACCGGGCTGCCCACCGGGCCGCCGCAACCGCAGGCCGCTCCCCCGCCCGACGAGTGGCTGCGCCGGGTGGCCGGCGTGCCGCTGGCGTACCAGCCCGGCGAGCGCTGGCTCTACCACCTGGGTGCCAGCGTGCTCGGCGTCCTCGTGGCCCGCGCCGCCGGCCGGCCGCTGCCCGAGGTGCTCGCCGAGCGGGTGCTCGTCCCGCTCGGGATGGCCGACACCGGCTTCGGCGTGCCCGCGGCCGCGCGCGACCGCCTCGGACCGCACTGGACACCGCCGGGAGAGGACGGCGCCCGCGACCTCTACGACGCCGCCGACGGCCAGTGGGCGACCCCGCCGGCCTTCCCCGACGGCGGGGACGGGCTGGTGTCCACCGTCGACGACCTCGCCGTCCTCGCGCGGGTGCTGCTGGCCGGCGGGGAGCCGGTGCTCCGCGAGGACACCGTCCGGGCGATGCTCGCCGAGCAGGCCGGCCCGGTCGACGACGAGGGCGGCGGGTGGGGCCTCGGCCTCGGCGTGCGCCGCACCGACGAGCCCGGGGGGCGGCACGCCGGCTCCTTCGGCTGGGACGGCGGCCTCGGCAGCACCTGGTGGACCGACCCGGTCACCGGCACCACCGCGGTGCTGCTCACCAACCAGATGTGGTCCTCCCCCGCACCGCCGGAGGTGTTCGACGCGTTCCGCGCGGCCGCCTTCGGCCCGCGCTAG
- a CDS encoding monooxygenase, translating to MTPQPLVTLHLWGVPRRAVPRAALRMASVRPALGRLPGLRFAKLLGTGDGRTFTVRDADPRRWGLLAVWDDDAAADALDGSPVAASWRRIADEEWSARLRPLAARGRWSGREPFGAPRPQRWDGPVAAVTRARLVLRRAARFWSAVPPVSADLHEAPGLRMALGIGEAPLGLQGTFSVWDSSASLNAFAYDRAPHAAVVTRTAREGWYAEELFARLAVLSSRGTLDGTDPAAG from the coding sequence GTGACCCCGCAGCCTCTGGTGACCCTGCACCTGTGGGGCGTCCCCCGTCGCGCGGTGCCGCGGGCGGCGCTGCGGATGGCCTCGGTCCGCCCGGCGCTGGGCCGGCTGCCCGGGCTGCGGTTCGCCAAGCTGCTGGGCACCGGCGACGGGCGGACCTTCACCGTCCGCGACGCCGACCCGCGCCGCTGGGGCCTGCTCGCCGTCTGGGACGACGACGCCGCCGCGGACGCGCTCGACGGCTCCCCCGTCGCCGCGAGCTGGCGGCGCATCGCCGACGAGGAGTGGTCGGCGCGGCTGCGCCCGCTCGCCGCCCGCGGCCGGTGGTCGGGGCGCGAGCCGTTCGGCGCCCCGCGGCCGCAGCGCTGGGACGGGCCGGTGGCCGCGGTGACCCGGGCGCGGCTGGTGCTGCGGCGGGCGGCCCGGTTCTGGTCGGCGGTGCCGCCGGTGTCGGCCGACCTGCACGAGGCGCCGGGCCTGCGGATGGCCCTCGGCATCGGCGAGGCACCGCTGGGCCTGCAGGGGACCTTCAGCGTCTGGGACTCCTCGGCGTCGCTCAACGCCTTCGCCTACGACCGGGCGCCGCACGCCGCCGTCGTCACGCGGACCGCCCGGGAGGGCTGGTACGCCGAGGAGCTGTTCGCCCGCCTCGCGGTGCTCTCCAGCCGCGGCACGCTCGACGGGACCGACCCCGCCGCCGGCTGA
- a CDS encoding Insertion element protein → MAAVSEEPTPGRTRQLPVFHCPYCGDEELTPHEEGWRCGACLRAFSVRLIATGVQE, encoded by the coding sequence ATGGCTGCTGTGAGCGAGGAGCCGACGCCGGGAAGGACCCGGCAGCTGCCGGTGTTCCACTGCCCGTACTGCGGCGACGAGGAGCTCACCCCGCACGAGGAGGGGTGGCGCTGCGGCGCCTGCCTGCGGGCCTTCTCGGTCCGCCTGATCGCGACGGGGGTGCAGGAGTGA
- a CDS encoding DUF1990 family protein — MGLFRAVSPADLRNTPLTYAEVGATRAAELPAGYLPGEWTEVVGSGRETFERVAAALLAWAPQRGVGLRVRATGPAGEVGTVVVLTAGLPRLGYDVPCRVVWASTTGDERGFAYGTLPGHPESGEECFTVRLTDSGDVVVTIRVFSRLATPAARAVPPVSRAVQGLATRRYLSALRRAARHR, encoded by the coding sequence ATGGGCCTGTTCCGGGCCGTGTCCCCCGCCGACCTGCGGAACACGCCGCTCACCTACGCCGAGGTCGGTGCCACGCGCGCCGCCGAGCTCCCGGCCGGCTACCTGCCCGGCGAGTGGACCGAGGTCGTCGGCAGCGGGCGGGAGACGTTCGAGCGCGTCGCCGCTGCCCTCCTCGCCTGGGCACCGCAGCGCGGCGTCGGCCTGCGCGTGCGGGCCACCGGACCGGCGGGCGAGGTCGGCACGGTCGTCGTCCTCACCGCCGGGCTGCCGCGGCTGGGCTACGACGTCCCCTGCCGCGTCGTGTGGGCGTCCACGACCGGCGACGAGCGCGGCTTCGCCTACGGCACGCTGCCCGGGCACCCGGAGAGCGGCGAGGAGTGCTTCACGGTGCGGCTCACCGACAGCGGCGACGTCGTCGTCACCATCCGGGTGTTCTCCCGGCTTGCCACGCCGGCCGCGCGTGCCGTGCCCCCGGTGAGCCGGGCCGTGCAGGGCCTGGCGACCCGCCGGTACCTGTCCGCGCTGCGCCGGGCCGCCCGCCACCGATGA
- a CDS encoding ABC transporter permease, with amino-acid sequence MLRSEWTKLRTLRSTWWCSALYLLVVGAFGWLAAATTPSAPGPEAAVGVALIGFAFGQVVLVVLGVLAVTGDLGGPMALASLAAVPRRTRLLVAKTAVVTVWAALLTALLAAVCVLAARTLVAVPGGVPAGDPAVLRAAGLQVAGAALVTVLAAGLGAVLRSTAGAVGLGLGLVFVGPPALALAGGGTASRLSQALPALRVGEDAFLAVPTTWPVGLGVALAWAAVAWTLGAGLLERRDV; translated from the coding sequence GTGCTGCGCAGCGAGTGGACCAAGCTGCGGACACTGCGCTCGACGTGGTGGTGCAGCGCCCTCTACCTGCTCGTCGTGGGCGCGTTCGGCTGGCTGGCCGCCGCCACGACGCCGTCGGCACCGGGTCCGGAGGCCGCCGTCGGGGTGGCCCTGATCGGCTTCGCCTTCGGCCAGGTGGTGCTCGTCGTGCTGGGCGTGCTCGCGGTGACCGGTGACCTCGGCGGCCCGATGGCGCTGGCGTCGCTGGCGGCCGTGCCCCGGCGCACGCGGCTGCTCGTCGCCAAGACGGCCGTCGTCACGGTCTGGGCGGCGCTGCTGACCGCGCTGCTGGCGGCGGTGTGCGTGCTGGCCGCCCGGACGCTGGTGGCGGTGCCCGGCGGGGTGCCGGCCGGCGACCCCGCCGTGCTGCGCGCCGCGGGGCTGCAGGTGGCCGGGGCCGCGCTGGTCACGGTGCTCGCCGCCGGGCTCGGCGCCGTGCTGCGCTCGACCGCCGGAGCCGTCGGGCTCGGGCTCGGGCTGGTGTTCGTCGGCCCGCCGGCGCTCGCGCTGGCCGGTGGGGGGACCGCCTCCCGGCTGTCGCAGGCGCTCCCGGCGCTGCGGGTGGGTGAGGACGCCTTCCTCGCCGTCCCGACCACCTGGCCGGTCGGGCTGGGGGTGGCCCTGGCCTGGGCGGCCGTCGCCTGGACGCTCGGCGCCGGCCTGCTCGAGCGCCGCGACGTCTAG
- a CDS encoding DUF3037 domain-containing protein yields the protein MSRETFEYAVLRVVPRVERGEALNAGVLVYCRQRDYLGSRVHLDVARLRALDPTADPDAIARALQAAADVCAADPAAGAAGREALGSRFRWLTAPRSTVVQPGPVHTGLTEDPDAEADRLLRLLVLPVED from the coding sequence GTGAGCCGGGAGACGTTCGAGTACGCCGTCCTGCGGGTGGTGCCGCGGGTGGAGCGGGGCGAGGCGCTCAACGCCGGCGTCCTCGTCTACTGCCGGCAGCGCGACTACCTCGGCAGCCGCGTGCACCTCGACGTCGCCCGGCTGCGGGCGCTGGACCCGACCGCCGACCCCGACGCCATCGCCCGCGCCCTGCAGGCCGCCGCCGACGTGTGCGCCGCCGACCCCGCGGCCGGCGCCGCCGGGCGGGAGGCGCTGGGCTCGCGGTTCCGCTGGCTCACCGCGCCGCGCAGCACGGTCGTGCAGCCCGGCCCGGTGCACACCGGCCTCACCGAGGACCCCGACGCCGAGGCCGACCGCCTGCTCCGCCTGCTGGTCCTGCCGGTCGAGGACTAG
- a CDS encoding GNAT family N-acetyltransferase: protein MTSAVPSAVATALEDVDPELRAALLACWTDVSNAGGAVGFVPPVTADDVAPALDALLTRVAQGRERVVVLRVDGELAGWAVLSLSVSPLRRHWATVLRVQVHPARQGQGLGRALMTGVHDAARDLGLEMLHLTVRGGYGLEGFYAGLGYREFGRMPGAIRVAPGDDREEVHLFVRL from the coding sequence ATGACGTCTGCCGTCCCGTCCGCCGTCGCGACCGCGCTCGAGGACGTCGACCCGGAGCTGCGCGCGGCGCTGCTGGCCTGCTGGACCGACGTCAGCAACGCCGGGGGCGCCGTCGGCTTCGTGCCGCCGGTGACCGCGGACGACGTCGCCCCCGCGCTCGACGCCCTGCTCACGCGGGTGGCGCAGGGCCGCGAGCGGGTGGTGGTGCTCCGGGTCGACGGCGAGCTGGCCGGCTGGGCGGTGCTGTCGCTGTCGGTCAGCCCGCTGCGCCGGCACTGGGCCACGGTGTTGCGGGTGCAGGTCCACCCCGCGCGGCAGGGGCAGGGCCTGGGCCGGGCGCTGATGACCGGCGTGCACGACGCCGCGCGGGACCTCGGGCTGGAGATGCTGCACCTCACGGTGCGCGGCGGCTACGGCCTCGAGGGGTTCTACGCGGGCCTGGGCTACCGGGAGTTCGGACGGATGCCCGGCGCCATCCGGGTGGCCCCGGGGGACGACCGCGAGGAGGTCCACCTGTTCGTGCGGCTCTGA
- a CDS encoding 4a-hydroxytetrahydrobiopterin dehydratase: MPRPPRLSPGEVAAGLRALPLWSGDVTGLHRTVQLTSFRAAVAGIVAIADVAEEMDHHPDVDLRWRTLHLTLVSHSEGGVSALDLELGRRIDELLP; the protein is encoded by the coding sequence GTGCCCCGGCCGCCGCGCCTGTCCCCCGGCGAGGTCGCGGCGGGCCTGCGCGCGCTGCCGCTGTGGTCCGGCGACGTGACGGGCCTGCACCGGACGGTCCAGCTGACCTCGTTCCGGGCCGCGGTGGCAGGCATCGTCGCGATCGCCGACGTCGCCGAGGAGATGGACCACCACCCCGACGTCGACCTGCGCTGGCGGACCCTGCACCTGACGCTGGTCAGCCACTCCGAGGGCGGCGTGAGCGCCCTCGACCTCGAGCTCGGCCGCCGGATCGACGAGCTCCTCCCCTAG